ATCCGGCTGATCGGGGTGGGGCTTCGATGTAGGCGTGATGATGAAAGTCTTTGCTTTCCCGGCACGGAGCACATCAATCGTCATCGAACGGCCATGGCTGTTTATGATGGATTCCGACAATTCTCCATAGGTCGAAATCTCCGTGTCATTGGCCTGAATGATTCGATCTCCAATCTGCAGTCCAGCTTGCTCAGCGGGAGAGCCGGGAATGATCGCCTGCACTTTGGGGGTCAAATCCTGGAACGTCGGGACAAAAAGAGGCGATCCGCTCGCTAGCAAACCTGCAAAAATAAGGTAAGTCAGGAGAAAATTAAAAGCTGGCCCAGCCGCTACGATCAGAGTTTTATGCCACAGGGTTTGATGGGTAAAAGACTTTCGTTCTTCTTCGAGACTCACGTCTTCCGTGTCATCCTCTCCGAGCATCTTGACATACCCGCCCAGGGGCACCGCAGAAATCAGGTATTCAGTGTCTCCGACGGTACGGCTAAATAATTTGGGGCCAAAGCCAATGGAAAATTTTAATACCTTCACGCCAACCCACCGTGCGACTAAAAAATGTCCATACTCATGGAATGCCACCAACACACCAAGTACGATCAAAAACCACCATATTTTTTGAGCGAAGACAAAGATGGCATCCGGAGACAAGGCCAGAAATGCGTTGGATAGAACGGTCATATTGTTTACCCTATTTTACAGAGAGGGCGCAGAGTGCCGAAGCTTTTTCACGTGCCCAGCGATCGACTTCCAGGGCATCTTCGATGGTTCGTAATTCCTGGGGAGAATACATCATCATGGTTTCTTCTATGATTTTGGGGATATCCAAGAATGCGATCGATTGATCAAGAAAAGCTTGGACCGCCACTTCATTGGCCGCGTTTAAGGTTGCTGGAAGCCCTCCCCCTTCTGCCAAAGCATCATAGGCCAATCGGGCACAGGGAAATTTAGTAAAATCAGGTTGAGCGAAATGTAGCTGCCCGATCGTTGCGAGGTCGAGCAAGGGCGGATCTAAGGGCACGCGTTTCGGATAATTGAGCGCATACGAGATGGGAGTTCGCATGTCAGGTAGCCCCAGTTGTGCCATGACCGACCCATCACGATATTCTACCAGAGAATGAATGATACTTTCTCGGTGGATCACGATATTAATTTGAGAGGCAGGGATCGTAAACAGCCATTTGGCCTCGATCACTTCCAGGCCCTTATTCATCAATGTGGCAGAGTCAATGGTAATTTTTGCCCCCATCTCCCAATTGGGATGTTTTAACGCCTGTTCGACGGTGACCTCTTGGATGGATTCCAGGGGCCAATCCCAGAAAGGTCCCCCTGAAGCCGTGAGCACAATGCGGCGTACGTCTTCGTGACGATGTCCTTCAAGCGATTGAAATATCGCGCTATGCTCACTATCGATTGGGAAAATCGTGGTGCCTTGTTTCTGAGCTTCTTCCTGCATCAAATGACCGACCATAACCATCGGTTCCTTATTGGCTAGGGCGACATGGCGTCCTGCGCGAAGTGCAGCCATGGTGGGCCGTAGGCCAGCACCTCCGACAATAGCTGAAATCACGATATCGCTGTCGGCGTCCTGCGCGACTGTGCAGAGACCTTCAACGCCGCTTAATATTTCCACGGGAGATCCATTCAAACGAGTCCGTAGCGCATTGGCGGCTGTTTCAGAGGAAAGGGCAACGATTCGAGGTCGAAAGGCACGAATTTGCTCTTCAAGTTTCTCATGATTATTGCCAGCCGTAAGGCCCACGATCGAAAATTGGTCGGGGAACCT
The genomic region above belongs to Nitrospirales bacterium and contains:
- a CDS encoding 1-deoxy-D-xylulose-5-phosphate reductoisomerase, whose protein sequence is MKNIVILGSTGSIGASTLDIVSRFPDQFSIVGLTAGNNHEKLEEQIRAFRPRIVALSSETAANALRTRLNGSPVEILSGVEGLCTVAQDADSDIVISAIVGGAGLRPTMAALRAGRHVALANKEPMVMVGHLMQEEAQKQGTTIFPIDSEHSAIFQSLEGHRHEDVRRIVLTASGGPFWDWPLESIQEVTVEQALKHPNWEMGAKITIDSATLMNKGLEVIEAKWLFTIPASQINIVIHRESIIHSLVEYRDGSVMAQLGLPDMRTPISYALNYPKRVPLDPPLLDLATIGQLHFAQPDFTKFPCARLAYDALAEGGGLPATLNAANEVAVQAFLDQSIAFLDIPKIIEETMMMYSPQELRTIEDALEVDRWAREKASALCALSVK